A genome region from Anopheles stephensi strain Indian chromosome 2, UCI_ANSTEP_V1.0, whole genome shotgun sequence includes the following:
- the LOC118506321 gene encoding EKC/KEOPS complex subunit LAGE3, producing the protein MSSNGNIEVSLKIPFPTKREAEIAYDVLRVDSEPKRSFTNKRIKLEENVLLLELSGEQAKNVRVGVTSFCELLLLCCETLEQFGPPLSDKYAHY; encoded by the exons ATGAGTTCTAATGGAAATATTGAAGT CTCTCTCAAGATTCCGTTTCCGACCAAACGGGAAGCCGAGATAGCGTACGATGTGCTGCGTGTCGATAGTGAACCGAAGCGAAGTTTCACCAACAAACGTATTAAACTAGAAGAAAACGTACTGCTGCTAGAACTGTCCGGCGAACAGGCGAAAAACGTGCGTGTTGGTGTGACATCGTTCTGCGAGCTACTTCTCCTTTGCTGCGAAACACTCGAACAATTTGGTCCCCCATTGTCGGACAAATACGCTCATTACTGA
- the LOC118506320 gene encoding uncharacterized protein LOC118506320, producing MPEHTPTPTSGRAIYGFALFLLFKTLFLMYVLWAFVPTAWFEMLGLTYLPDKYFALFVPIVALVAVTLFAFLIYPSLALSMMPDVDDRVTIADDNTIVRCEYRFPDGQNCHQRVEDPFASGWYAKRHCSKHSSRHIETQRTVRVANFCDCPYEGQCLLRKDPEYLPTLRSKDPIPAVRDLSLSQVSRVLYRRCR from the coding sequence ATGCCTGAGCATACGCCGACTCCGACGTCGGGTCGAGCAATTTACGGCTTTGCTCTGTTCCTTTTGTTTAAGACCCTATTCTTAATGTACGTCCTGTGGGCATTCGTTCCTACCGCGTGGTTCGAGATGCTTGGCCTGACGTATCTACCGGACAAATACTTTGCACTATTCGTACCGATCGTCGCGCTGGTCGCGGTAACACTGTTCGCCTTTTTAATCTATCCCTCGCTGGCCCTGTCCATGATGCCCGACGTGGACGACCGGGTAACGATCGCTGACGATAACACGATCGTGCGTTGCGAATATCGCTTCCCGGACGGTCAAAACTGCCATCAGCGGGTGGAAGATCCATTTGCGAGTGGATGGTATGCGAAGCGGCACTGTTCAAAACATAGTTCGCGCCATATCGAAACCCAGCGtacggtgcgtgtggccaaCTTTTGCGACTGTCCGTACGAGGGTCAGTGTTTGCTCCGAAAGGACCCAGAGTATTTGCCAACGTTGCGGAGCAAAGATCCGATTCCGGCGGTTAGGGATTTAAGCCTGTCGCAGGTCAGCCGTGTCCTGTACCGACGATGTAGATAG